One window of the Ktedonobacteraceae bacterium genome contains the following:
- a CDS encoding ATP-binding protein — MKQFGLVKQDGRTRGESEHIVPSGSIQPHGILFLLKEPEFTILHVSNNTGDILDISPQALLNKRLDTLVEASQLAQLKNSLWQEDLWLINPLKLQVKVREKDYVFFDGIVHRTDAGLILELEPFIREWTSFSHLYQRLQASVAKLQHAPGLLQLLQITAEEMRATSGFDRVMIYQFDKEKNSEVVAEARLSGLPSYPGLRIPASNFPEQVGELSCLDSPHYIADVNCSPAAILPGTQGETGRPLDLRLAVLKSASPLYRAYLRSLDAAASMCFALRQEDTLWGLIACYHQSSKLVPYETRIACEFLAQIASLWLTIKEADAYKMNGESRFAALQQAHQQLETSVYTLVHDLSIPLSIISRFAELLALDNQISSNPQDQSYIKHILEAAKQMKVFISNLLEYPPVGNQTISLKPIALHELLHDLAQELQVLLDGAQAKIFIPEDLPTIGGDPGLLRQIFMNLLSNALTYRRPGIPPQIRVKYKVEPHYVIIGVADNGIGIAPQDYDRIFTMFQRLQNKEQYPGTGIGLVAVKKAAELMDGQVWVESVVGEGSTFWVKLPHSAQDDMVEPFHDTPHNAF, encoded by the coding sequence ATGAAGCAATTTGGACTTGTCAAGCAGGATGGTCGCACGCGTGGCGAAAGCGAACACATTGTTCCTTCTGGCTCTATTCAGCCTCACGGGATCCTATTCCTTCTAAAGGAACCCGAATTCACTATCCTGCACGTCAGCAATAATACAGGGGATATTCTCGATATTTCTCCCCAGGCATTGCTCAATAAACGCCTTGATACTCTAGTAGAAGCTTCCCAGCTCGCGCAACTCAAAAATTCCTTATGGCAGGAAGACCTCTGGTTAATCAACCCCCTGAAATTGCAGGTAAAAGTACGCGAGAAAGATTACGTTTTCTTTGACGGCATTGTACACCGGACAGATGCCGGTCTGATCCTTGAGTTAGAACCTTTCATAAGAGAATGGACTTCTTTTTCGCATCTTTACCAACGCCTGCAGGCTTCTGTAGCAAAACTACAACATGCTCCAGGTCTCCTCCAACTCCTTCAGATCACAGCCGAGGAAATGCGGGCCACCAGTGGTTTTGATAGGGTCATGATCTATCAATTTGATAAGGAGAAGAATAGCGAGGTCGTCGCTGAGGCAAGATTGTCCGGTCTCCCTTCCTACCCTGGCCTGCGCATTCCCGCATCCAACTTCCCGGAACAGGTTGGTGAACTCTCCTGTCTCGATTCGCCCCACTACATAGCCGATGTGAATTGTTCGCCTGCTGCTATCCTTCCCGGCACCCAGGGCGAAACAGGCCGGCCCTTAGACCTGCGTTTAGCTGTGCTAAAAAGTGCCTCTCCTCTCTATAGAGCCTATCTCAGGAGTTTGGATGCTGCAGCCTCAATGTGCTTCGCCTTGCGGCAAGAAGACACGCTCTGGGGGCTGATAGCCTGTTATCATCAATCGTCAAAATTAGTTCCATACGAAACACGAATAGCCTGCGAATTCCTTGCGCAAATAGCATCTTTGTGGCTGACGATCAAGGAAGCCGATGCCTATAAAATGAATGGAGAGAGCCGATTCGCGGCTTTACAGCAGGCACATCAGCAGCTAGAGACTTCTGTTTATACATTGGTCCATGATCTAAGCATACCACTCAGCATCATTAGCCGCTTCGCCGAGCTTCTTGCTCTCGATAATCAGATCAGCTCTAATCCTCAAGACCAATCGTACATCAAGCATATTCTCGAGGCCGCTAAGCAAATGAAGGTATTCATAAGCAACTTGCTTGAATATCCACCCGTTGGCAATCAGACGATCTCTCTTAAGCCCATTGCGCTACATGAACTGCTACACGACCTGGCGCAAGAACTTCAGGTGCTTCTTGATGGAGCACAGGCAAAGATCTTTATACCTGAGGACCTTCCTACGATTGGGGGCGACCCGGGACTCTTGCGCCAAATTTTTATGAACTTGCTTAGCAATGCGCTCACCTACCGCCGTCCGGGAATTCCACCACAAATCAGAGTAAAGTATAAAGTAGAACCCCACTATGTGATCATCGGAGTCGCGGATAATGGCATTGGCATCGCTCCCCAGGATTATGACCGAATCTTTACGATGTTCCAACGGCTCCAGAACAAGGAACAGTACCCGGGGACAGGCATAGGCCTGGTTGCTGTAAAGAAAGCAGCCGAACTGATGGACGGGCAGGTATGGGTAGAATCAGTAGTTGGAGAGGGAAGTACATTTTGGGTCAAGCTTCCTCACTCCGCTCAGGATGACATGGTAGAACCTTTTCATGACACCCCTCATAACGCTTTCTAG
- a CDS encoding DUF1254 domain-containing protein: protein MITFSILEFPRAEGAAYMLRSLRKLQEQHLIQIEDGAILTWPLGSRMPRIKQLSPLCDDGALSGAFWGLLVGLLFAVPFFGTATCAAIRALSVQFARYGIDERFTKRVRNQIMEGTSALFLITNGSVIEKIIAPVKGMPFEFISTDLSPEQEKLLCESFWESSRTEILIDWREEYAYTLGLQAYIYGFPWVLLPQLRWQWVCQPAGERAPYVALNHFWHAEALPSTMYPERGSPDNDIMYSIAWVNVRDEPVILSHPDMGQRYYVFQLASLDADNFAYIGTRSTGQHAGHYAITGPSWQGRLPPDVNVLQPSRTPTVLVFGRTQVDGPEDIAQVQEIQKLYRLTPLSLWKRPHVLAPESPDVWQPFDTRSDALAVWKTMNRAMTEEPPPARHAALLKLFATIGVGPNQQVERLDTGSRRGLVRAAASGQQFIEAVANQERPGKRVNGWRYPPPALGQAGLHDDFITRAALQCADAIIALDLQEAVNLIAERDSDDRPLTGTCGYCLRFAPRGLPEVEAFWSITMYSADHHLVNNSLDRYSIGSRTPGLVYDPDGGLTFFIQHEPPENDQLSNWLPASRGPFNLILRAYLPGRAIVEQTWEPPALEVLSQLTSRRQRRRMQQ from the coding sequence ATGATCACATTCAGCATCCTCGAATTTCCAAGGGCCGAAGGGGCAGCGTATATGCTTCGTTCGCTACGGAAACTGCAAGAGCAACACCTGATCCAGATTGAAGACGGAGCCATCCTCACCTGGCCCCTCGGCTCCAGAATGCCCCGCATCAAACAACTCAGTCCTTTGTGTGACGACGGCGCATTGAGTGGCGCATTCTGGGGATTGCTTGTAGGTTTGTTATTCGCCGTCCCCTTCTTCGGCACAGCAACGTGCGCCGCCATCCGCGCCCTCAGCGTACAATTTGCCCGCTATGGCATCGACGAGCGCTTTACTAAACGAGTGCGCAACCAGATTATGGAGGGAACTTCGGCTCTGTTCCTGATAACAAACGGGTCTGTGATCGAAAAAATCATCGCTCCGGTCAAAGGAATGCCGTTCGAGTTCATTTCGACCGACCTGTCCCCAGAGCAAGAAAAGCTCCTCTGCGAATCCTTCTGGGAAAGTTCCCGGACAGAGATTTTAATCGACTGGCGCGAGGAATACGCCTATACGTTAGGTCTGCAGGCCTACATCTATGGCTTCCCCTGGGTACTTCTTCCCCAACTACGCTGGCAATGGGTCTGCCAGCCCGCTGGCGAAAGGGCTCCATATGTCGCCCTTAATCACTTCTGGCACGCGGAAGCCTTGCCCAGCACGATGTATCCCGAAAGAGGTTCACCCGACAATGACATCATGTACTCCATCGCCTGGGTGAATGTCCGCGACGAGCCCGTTATCCTCTCGCACCCCGACATGGGTCAGCGCTACTACGTCTTTCAACTGGCCTCGCTCGACGCCGACAATTTCGCCTATATCGGCACGCGCAGTACCGGGCAACATGCGGGGCACTACGCCATCACCGGTCCCAGCTGGCAAGGTCGTCTGCCCCCTGATGTAAATGTGCTTCAACCTTCACGCACTCCAACCGTCCTCGTTTTCGGGCGCACACAGGTTGATGGGCCCGAGGATATAGCCCAGGTGCAGGAGATCCAGAAGCTCTACCGGTTAACCCCCCTCAGCCTCTGGAAGCGGCCACACGTTCTGGCACCGGAGAGCCCTGACGTCTGGCAGCCATTCGACACCAGGTCCGACGCGCTGGCAGTCTGGAAGACCATGAACCGGGCGATGACAGAGGAACCACCACCGGCGCGGCACGCCGCCCTGCTCAAATTGTTCGCTACCATTGGTGTTGGCCCCAATCAGCAAGTCGAGCGCCTCGATACAGGCAGCAGGAGAGGACTGGTGCGAGCGGCGGCAAGCGGGCAGCAGTTTATCGAAGCAGTAGCCAACCAGGAGCGACCTGGCAAGCGGGTGAATGGCTGGCGCTATCCTCCACCGGCATTGGGGCAGGCCGGCCTGCATGATGATTTCATCACGCGCGCAGCCCTCCAGTGCGCGGATGCCATCATCGCTCTTGATCTACAAGAAGCCGTCAATCTCATTGCCGAAAGAGATAGCGACGACCGGCCGCTCACCGGAACCTGTGGCTACTGCCTGCGCTTCGCTCCACGGGGACTGCCAGAGGTAGAAGCCTTCTGGTCGATCACTATGTATAGCGCGGATCATCATCTCGTAAACAATTCGCTCGACCGGTACTCGATTGGCAGCCGCACACCGGGATTAGTATATGACCCTGACGGCGGGCTCACCTTTTTTATCCAGCACGAACCGCCGGAAAATGACCAGCTATCCAACTGGCTGCCCGCATCCAGAGGACCATTCAACCTGATCCTGCGCGCCTACCTGCCCGGACGCGCAATCGTGGAGCAGACCTGGGAGCCGCCGGCGCTGGAAGTGCTGTCCCAGTTAACCTCGCGGAGACAGAGGAGAAGAATGCAACAATAA
- a CDS encoding DUF1269 domain-containing protein, with translation MTVFAVLTFPIAEAAENISPIVQKLQQQCLIQIEDGVMLTWPRGSEKPSIKRLPQLAGQHILSETFWGLFVGLLFAVPFFGEETGLTISTLTTHFALYGIDEQFINQLRSAIGEGTSALFLLTGEAALDRLMTALKGTPLEIISTSLSPQQESLLLKSFMEESMS, from the coding sequence ATGACAGTATTCGCCGTCCTCACGTTTCCAATCGCGGAAGCAGCCGAGAACATATCCCCAATAGTACAGAAGCTCCAGCAGCAATGCTTGATCCAGATCGAGGACGGGGTCATGCTCACCTGGCCGCGAGGATCTGAGAAGCCCAGCATCAAACGGCTCCCCCAGTTGGCCGGGCAACATATCCTGAGCGAGACGTTCTGGGGGCTCTTTGTGGGTCTGCTGTTCGCGGTTCCTTTCTTTGGCGAGGAAACCGGCCTCACCATCAGCACCCTCACCACGCATTTTGCCCTCTACGGCATCGACGAGCAGTTCATCAATCAGTTACGCAGCGCGATTGGTGAAGGAACCTCGGCCTTGTTCCTGCTCACAGGTGAGGCGGCCCTGGATAGACTCATGACGGCTCTAAAAGGCACACCTCTCGAGATCATATCGACCAGCCTCTCCCCGCAGCAAGAAAGCCTCCTGCTCAAATCCTTCATGGAAGAAAGCATGTCGTAG
- a CDS encoding CPBP family intramembrane glutamic endopeptidase: MQQLGLDAFQVGFVLVGAWLGSQTKSSRACRFAFLALLGLGSIYLGWAGLNMVSPEVARLSPINASGRQALAIAYCLTAIASGLLLMPSTRRIVMRTFGWDLQAPERILGTWLFIIMLFVNVTLLLIASSYTIMLVANGAGHNNPLVNEVARELSYLIIAIVGAGLYFRRSLPAVIERLGLDELCFEWERTLAVAGIVGGGVLLSVLGASILKHYDIAAYNSLRFTINSSLPYNDGNMAQIVILALAVGLVAGIGQEILFRGLLQPTFGLLPTTLLYTALHSQYGLSPAIALVFVSGLAFGWLRQRYSTWAAIIAHIACTTLCIVLWWTIV, from the coding sequence ATGCAGCAACTCGGTCTTGACGCTTTCCAGGTAGGCTTCGTGCTTGTTGGCGCGTGGCTGGGAAGCCAGACGAAGTCTTCTCGCGCCTGTCGCTTCGCTTTTCTGGCACTGCTTGGCCTGGGTTCGATCTACCTCGGCTGGGCCGGCCTCAATATGGTCTCGCCTGAGGTGGCCCGCCTGTCACCCATCAACGCTTCGGGCCGCCAGGCGCTGGCAATCGCCTACTGCTTGACGGCTATCGCCAGCGGTTTGCTTCTCATGCCCAGTACGCGCAGGATCGTGATGCGTACATTTGGTTGGGACCTGCAAGCGCCTGAGCGTATTCTGGGTACCTGGCTCTTTATCATCATGCTCTTCGTCAACGTGACATTGCTTCTGATCGCCTCATCCTATACGATCATGCTGGTGGCGAACGGAGCCGGGCACAATAACCCGCTGGTCAACGAGGTTGCACGCGAATTGAGCTACCTGATTATTGCGATAGTGGGAGCGGGCCTGTACTTCCGCCGCAGCCTGCCCGCTGTTATTGAGCGGCTTGGCCTGGACGAGCTATGTTTTGAGTGGGAGCGGACACTGGCTGTCGCGGGAATAGTAGGAGGCGGTGTATTGCTGAGCGTGCTGGGAGCCAGTATCCTCAAACACTACGATATCGCGGCCTACAATTCGCTTCGCTTTACCATAAATAGCAGTCTGCCATATAACGATGGCAATATGGCGCAGATAGTGATCCTGGCGCTGGCTGTCGGCCTGGTGGCGGGAATAGGGCAGGAAATCCTGTTTCGCGGTCTCCTGCAGCCAACCTTTGGTCTGCTGCCCACAACCCTGCTCTACACGGCCCTGCACAGTCAGTACGGCCTCTCACCGGCAATTGCCCTTGTCTTCGTATCAGGTCTGGCATTCGGCTGGCTACGCCAGCGCTACTCAACCTGGGCCGCCATCATCGCCCATATAGCCTGTACCACCCTTTGCATTGTATTGTGGTGGACTATAGTGTAA
- a CDS encoding thiopeptide-type bacteriocin biosynthesis protein produces the protein MTNLLQQRAQEQKHTYGPVSIAPFGVARIGGIPAGQLDKLHLYETTRSIRFALEAEQAMQAIGPQIEEALYRLVPLVGDDKELRRRILAVKRNVHNLRMWPEAASDIEQVADALGEEAHLLRAWFRMAREREHTLQKASVTYEQELHEAMQALARSIQQPELQQGLALVSPSLLEELTRPLQLQDWRPTSKLARSSLSYLTRAALKTSPLSTFTHLAVVHHAPEKEDRARIPQAAQTEPHRHVRLVRMLPAALLMQIAYSPELAPALQFEPNAGLCHAGSRLDKVRVLTSEYTVHDDFAWRRESTVERRFDRERLPALAGYLESGRPISYAQLIQLLTAGKPATNVHKVVTQLLDMQLLKPIAPYSRRDPEPIAALAATLEKLNSPLAIDISSRMRHVQALVKESHAASGPERLRLLERIRQESAAIFLRLGSSPPAWLATCNLLYEDVQYSGPAITLNRHIEEDLARVATILRPSIIRGKLYDYLYRYFIERFGSDGETNDILGFLEDFLAREDATELLTRAMMEDRVALQRPGGGRCDLPSGASAMPPAVTIFYQLVAESEEALERGDYKLVVNQVCPGQGGLLGRFAGLLGDGHGNLDELLSSWVASLHEDGEAMEMPVVGDWSNLQGEIGVTRQTLRWPAELSNEGDGERTRELRELRLRANPNDETLYFIDAQGKVIAPLYLGVVPTHLISHAVRLFLMLLDPWVSDYPVGWNLHRFSQRDTAPTEIEYFARVEEGRVILRRARWRIPVDQVPIRQKGESDFDFFVRVQRWQREHNLPDEVFASSERAQLTLQAKARKPVWISFSSPHTLELLRQLLDKDVLAINLTEALPNRHQHWVQPDPQLPSSRHVSEFMALARWPSPQKEQPATAFTRRTALEHDRDNWLFFKIYPARSDQVDQVVTHIVQPAIESARFRPELQRWFFTRYMDKRGWHIRLRLQGPSDLREALRGEIGNRIEQTLPQLAYDRAHHLLPANLLPQPVMAEPGYVLAEYEPEYEKYGGKAGVAIAERLFQASSEVALQALLLESGAKLDRILLSLLLMRLMAETVYTEPEARARFWNQYLWYWSGQDRSGAAELRASFKQGAASRCAFLSRQLAEIAAHPLASRLIDSYREAFLATLEALAGAGDQVAEPASGLCFDYMHMNNNRLGILPLEESYLAALLLEIERGGILRCTQNDMAGHVILSATKNPSPEAMLPTKQEVPSCSNSVLTLSR, from the coding sequence ATGACAAATCTGCTACAGCAACGCGCGCAAGAACAAAAACACACCTATGGGCCGGTTTCAATAGCCCCCTTTGGCGTTGCCAGAATCGGCGGCATCCCGGCTGGACAACTGGATAAGCTACACCTGTACGAGACGACGCGCTCTATTCGATTCGCCCTGGAAGCAGAGCAGGCCATGCAAGCCATAGGGCCGCAGATTGAAGAAGCATTGTACCGCCTGGTACCGCTTGTGGGCGACGACAAAGAACTACGGCGTCGCATTCTAGCAGTCAAACGCAATGTCCACAACCTGCGTATGTGGCCGGAAGCCGCCTCGGATATTGAGCAGGTGGCAGATGCCCTGGGTGAGGAAGCGCACCTGCTGCGCGCGTGGTTCCGCATGGCTCGCGAGCGCGAGCATACTTTGCAGAAGGCAAGCGTGACCTACGAGCAGGAATTGCATGAAGCGATGCAGGCGCTCGCACGAAGTATACAACAGCCAGAACTCCAGCAAGGGCTTGCCCTGGTCAGTCCGAGCCTGCTTGAGGAATTGACCCGCCCGCTTCAGTTGCAGGACTGGCGTCCGACCAGCAAACTGGCCCGGTCGAGCCTCTCCTACCTCACGCGGGCCGCGCTCAAGACCAGCCCCCTGAGCACCTTCACACACCTGGCGGTCGTCCATCATGCCCCTGAGAAAGAGGATAGGGCCAGGATACCACAAGCGGCTCAGACTGAGCCACACCGCCATGTGCGACTGGTGCGCATGCTCCCGGCCGCCCTGCTGATGCAAATCGCCTATTCGCCGGAGCTGGCACCGGCCCTACAATTCGAGCCAAACGCCGGGTTGTGTCATGCAGGCAGCAGGTTGGACAAAGTGCGCGTCCTGACTTCAGAGTATACCGTACACGACGATTTCGCCTGGCGACGCGAAAGTACCGTAGAGCGCAGATTCGACCGCGAGCGACTTCCAGCCCTCGCCGGCTATCTGGAATCCGGGCGGCCAATCTCATATGCGCAATTGATCCAGCTGCTGACCGCGGGCAAGCCGGCCACAAATGTCCATAAGGTAGTAACACAACTGCTGGATATGCAACTATTGAAGCCCATCGCCCCCTATTCAAGGCGCGACCCAGAGCCAATCGCGGCGCTAGCTGCAACGCTGGAAAAATTGAATTCCCCCCTTGCTATTGACATCTCCTCGCGTATGCGTCATGTACAGGCGCTGGTGAAAGAGAGCCACGCCGCAAGCGGCCCGGAGAGACTGCGCCTGTTGGAGCGCATCCGGCAGGAATCCGCGGCCATCTTTTTGCGGCTCGGCTCCTCTCCGCCCGCGTGGCTGGCTACATGCAACCTGCTTTACGAAGATGTTCAATACAGCGGCCCCGCGATTACCTTGAACCGGCATATAGAGGAGGATCTGGCACGCGTCGCCACTATCCTTCGCCCAAGTATTATTCGTGGCAAGCTTTACGACTACCTGTACCGCTACTTTATAGAGCGTTTTGGTTCTGACGGCGAAACAAACGATATTCTCGGCTTTCTTGAAGACTTTTTAGCGCGTGAAGATGCCACCGAGCTACTGACACGAGCAATGATGGAAGATCGCGTTGCCTTGCAGAGACCTGGCGGAGGGCGCTGTGATCTTCCCAGCGGGGCGAGCGCGATGCCACCGGCGGTGACAATCTTTTACCAGCTGGTGGCCGAAAGCGAGGAGGCGCTAGAACGCGGTGATTACAAACTGGTGGTGAACCAGGTATGTCCGGGGCAGGGAGGGCTGTTGGGGCGCTTTGCCGGTCTGTTGGGAGATGGGCATGGGAATCTGGATGAGTTGCTCTCCAGCTGGGTCGCGTCACTACACGAGGACGGTGAAGCGATGGAGATGCCGGTGGTAGGCGATTGGAGCAATTTACAGGGGGAAATAGGCGTGACCAGGCAGACGTTGCGCTGGCCTGCTGAATTGTCGAACGAGGGTGATGGAGAGCGAACACGAGAGCTGCGCGAACTGCGTTTGCGAGCGAATCCCAACGATGAGACGCTTTACTTCATCGATGCGCAGGGGAAGGTGATCGCGCCTTTGTACCTGGGCGTTGTGCCGACCCATCTCATTAGCCACGCGGTACGGCTTTTCCTGATGCTGCTTGATCCCTGGGTCAGCGATTACCCGGTAGGCTGGAATCTTCATCGCTTTAGCCAGCGTGATACGGCTCCCACAGAGATAGAATACTTCGCGCGCGTTGAAGAGGGACGGGTGATCCTGCGCCGTGCCCGCTGGCGCATCCCCGTAGACCAGGTGCCCATACGGCAGAAAGGAGAATCGGACTTCGACTTCTTTGTACGGGTGCAGCGCTGGCAGCGCGAGCATAATCTGCCTGACGAGGTGTTTGCTTCGAGTGAGCGCGCCCAATTGACTTTGCAGGCCAAAGCGCGCAAGCCCGTCTGGATCTCCTTTAGCAGTCCGCATACACTCGAACTCCTACGCCAGCTCCTGGACAAGGATGTGCTGGCGATCAATCTGACGGAGGCGCTTCCCAACCGTCACCAGCACTGGGTGCAGCCCGATCCGCAGTTGCCATCCTCTCGACATGTCAGCGAATTCATGGCCCTGGCTCGCTGGCCGTCGCCGCAAAAGGAGCAACCGGCGACTGCATTCACCAGGCGGACGGCCCTGGAACACGACCGTGACAACTGGCTGTTCTTTAAAATCTATCCTGCGCGCTCCGACCAGGTGGATCAGGTGGTGACTCACATCGTGCAACCGGCTATCGAAAGCGCGCGCTTCAGGCCGGAGCTTCAGCGCTGGTTCTTCACACGCTATATGGACAAACGGGGCTGGCATATTCGCCTGCGTTTGCAAGGCCCATCTGACTTACGGGAAGCATTGCGCGGGGAAATTGGCAACCGTATTGAGCAGACGCTGCCACAGCTGGCCTATGATAGGGCACATCATCTCCTGCCGGCGAATTTGCTGCCGCAGCCTGTGATGGCTGAGCCTGGTTACGTGCTGGCGGAGTATGAACCGGAATACGAAAAGTACGGGGGAAAGGCGGGAGTAGCTATCGCTGAGCGGCTCTTCCAGGCATCGAGCGAGGTTGCTCTACAGGCCCTGCTGCTAGAAAGCGGGGCGAAGCTGGATCGGATACTGTTGAGCCTGCTCTTGATGCGGTTGATGGCGGAAACTGTTTATACAGAACCGGAGGCCCGCGCTCGTTTCTGGAATCAGTACCTCTGGTATTGGAGCGGCCAGGATCGCTCCGGCGCTGCTGAGCTTCGTGCCAGTTTCAAACAAGGAGCCGCATCGCGCTGCGCCTTCCTCTCCAGGCAGCTGGCGGAGATCGCCGCGCACCCGCTGGCAAGCAGATTGATCGACTCGTACCGGGAAGCCTTTCTCGCCACGCTCGAGGCGCTGGCCGGCGCCGGAGACCAGGTAGCTGAGCCGGCAAGCGGCCTGTGCTTCGATTACATGCATATGAACAACAACCGGTTGGGGATTCTCCCCCTGGAAGAGAGTTATCTGGCGGCATTGTTGCTTGAAATCGAACGAGGAGGGATTCTTCGTTGCACTCAGAATGACATGGCTGGCCATGTCATTCTGAGTGCAACGAAGAATCCCTCTCCTGAGGCGATGCTGCCGACCAAACAGGAGGTGCCTTCATGCAGCAACTCGGTCTTGACGCTTTCCAGGTAG
- a CDS encoding PqqD family peptide modification chaperone, translating to MQTLTTEKSNNIEDRRPIILAEGIELLSGMNDIPLLYNAKRKSYIRLSTLAAEVMRMLLESPTSLTREDIEQALSARYPGKEAQIADKVRAFLGQLQDAEVIVQPAGEGARPTPKFSPRKFARKVLRRPMLRIGLWHPEKPLAQNLVHRVDALAGDTSKTLLGLWFMVATLTAFYVLVQHGAGLRVGQIVWPLVIGYFLLHLTLHELSHTLVSSYYGVRIREIGLALLYYILPVAYADRTDGYRLRDPRQRIHIALAGPAFDISAAAITAALVLASSGWLSASLYVVLFIEVATFISNLNPLMPSDGYHALEAAFGELNFRQRTFLLYWHWLTFRTLPAQLRALPARRKLVHAAYGLLMFGYLGLIVFFLLHIVAGLIVGVV from the coding sequence ATGCAGACATTAACCACAGAGAAATCCAACAACATCGAGGATCGACGGCCGATCATCCTGGCAGAGGGTATCGAGCTGCTGTCCGGCATGAATGATATTCCGCTGCTCTATAATGCGAAGCGCAAGAGTTATATCCGTCTCAGTACTCTGGCAGCGGAGGTCATGCGTATGCTGCTAGAAAGTCCAACCTCCCTTACCCGGGAGGATATAGAGCAGGCTCTATCAGCACGCTACCCCGGCAAAGAGGCCCAGATCGCGGACAAAGTACGAGCATTTTTAGGGCAACTACAGGATGCTGAAGTGATTGTGCAGCCCGCAGGCGAGGGAGCGAGGCCCACTCCAAAATTTTCGCCGAGAAAATTTGCCCGTAAGGTTCTACGCCGCCCCATGCTGCGCATCGGCCTCTGGCATCCAGAAAAACCGCTGGCTCAAAACCTGGTCCATCGCGTCGATGCTCTTGCGGGCGATACATCTAAAACATTGCTCGGCCTCTGGTTCATGGTCGCGACACTGACCGCCTTCTACGTGCTTGTGCAGCATGGAGCCGGTCTGCGCGTGGGTCAAATTGTGTGGCCTTTAGTGATTGGTTACTTCTTGCTGCATCTCACCCTCCACGAGCTGAGCCATACACTGGTAAGTTCCTATTACGGCGTGCGCATCCGCGAAATTGGCCTCGCCCTGCTCTACTATATCTTGCCCGTGGCCTATGCGGACCGCACGGACGGTTACCGCCTTCGTGATCCGCGCCAGCGCATCCATATCGCCCTGGCCGGCCCGGCTTTTGATATTTCGGCGGCCGCCATCACAGCCGCTCTTGTTCTCGCCAGCAGTGGCTGGCTTTCGGCAAGCCTGTACGTCGTCCTCTTCATCGAGGTCGCGACCTTCATCTCGAACCTGAATCCGTTGATGCCCAGCGATGGCTATCATGCCCTCGAAGCGGCTTTCGGTGAACTCAACTTCCGCCAGAGGACGTTTCTCCTCTACTGGCACTGGCTCACGTTTCGCACGTTACCGGCGCAACTGCGCGCCTTGCCCGCTCGCCGGAAGTTGGTACACGCTGCCTACGGTCTGCTGATGTTTGGTTATCTGGGACTGATCGTCTTCTTTCTCCTGCACATCGTCGCAGGTCTGATTGTGGGGGTGGTATAG
- a CDS encoding thiocillin family RiPP: MMKNENINEITVSDEQMPETDVMDLFAEELPEQNDLVVPSTTFSSLTSISSGSCPWSTAGTLTSASSIG, translated from the coding sequence ATGATGAAGAACGAGAACATCAACGAGATTACCGTCAGCGATGAGCAGATGCCCGAGACCGATGTGATGGATCTTTTCGCCGAGGAGCTGCCCGAGCAGAACGACCTCGTCGTACCATCCACCACCTTCAGCTCGCTCACCAGTATCTCGAGCGGAAGCTGCCCATGGTCAACGGCCGGTACGCTTACCAGCGCTTCTTCTATCGGTTAG
- a CDS encoding thiocillin family RiPP — protein MMNGLNDTIIQKDQQQEIAELDELFAEELPDQTDLVAPNSTWGSVGCFGSVGTFSGTAGTGSCVSTASSFGN, from the coding sequence ATGATGAACGGATTGAATGACACGATCATCCAGAAGGACCAGCAGCAAGAGATCGCTGAGCTTGACGAGTTGTTCGCTGAGGAATTGCCTGATCAAACTGACCTGGTAGCTCCCAACAGCACCTGGGGATCAGTCGGCTGCTTTGGTAGCGTGGGAACCTTCAGCGGCACCGCCGGCACCGGTTCGTGCGTCAGCACCGCGTCTTCTTTCGGCAATTAA
- a CDS encoding thiocillin family RiPP, giving the protein MDLKSLQAVDLDLGQGVRTEQEDLQELFAEELPDQNDLVVPNGTWGSIGCFGSVGTFSGTAGTGSCVSTASCVG; this is encoded by the coding sequence ATGGATTTGAAGTCCCTGCAGGCTGTGGACCTCGACTTAGGGCAAGGCGTTCGGACAGAGCAGGAGGATTTGCAAGAACTCTTTGCCGAGGAACTTCCCGATCAAAATGATCTGGTCGTGCCAAACGGCACCTGGGGTTCGATTGGCTGCTTTGGCTCCGTGGGAACCTTCAGTGGCACGGCAGGCACGGGTTCGTGCGTCAGCACTGCTTCTTGCGTCGGCTAG